Proteins found in one Pirellulales bacterium genomic segment:
- a CDS encoding HYExAFE family protein encodes MANRDNHYEAAFEGFLRERGIPYVAVDEARRTTLGDATLKSLDFIVTSPQGERWLVDVKGRRFPSGEGRQYWKNWSTRDDLWSLARWQQIFGAEFSGLLVFAYNVVGDRSPLPREQLFDFRGGLYGFLAIRVEHYARHARTISPRWDTLAMPTGVFRGLVEPVSTLLEAGGTQATTGSELATAADMV; translated from the coding sequence GTGGCGAATCGCGACAATCATTACGAAGCCGCCTTCGAAGGCTTTTTGCGCGAGCGCGGCATTCCTTATGTGGCGGTGGATGAAGCTCGTCGCACCACGCTCGGCGATGCAACATTAAAAAGCCTCGACTTCATCGTTACGTCGCCGCAGGGAGAGCGCTGGCTGGTCGACGTGAAGGGACGCCGCTTTCCCTCGGGCGAAGGACGCCAGTATTGGAAGAACTGGTCGACGCGCGACGATCTGTGGAGTCTGGCCCGCTGGCAGCAGATCTTCGGCGCGGAGTTTTCGGGCCTGTTGGTCTTCGCCTACAACGTCGTGGGTGATCGTTCTCCGTTGCCGCGCGAGCAACTGTTCGACTTTCGGGGCGGACTGTACGGGTTCCTGGCGATCCGGGTCGAGCATTATGCGCGTCATGCGCGGACGATCTCACCTCGCTGGGATACGCTGGCGATGCCGACGGGGGTCTTTCGTGGCCTGGTCGAACCGGTCTCGACGCTGCTCGAGGCAGGGGGCACGCAGGCGACCACGGGGAGCGAATTGGCGACTGCGGCGGACATGGTTTAG